In a single window of the Drosophila albomicans strain 15112-1751.03 chromosome 3, ASM965048v2, whole genome shotgun sequence genome:
- the LOC117567168 gene encoding putative inorganic phosphate cotransporter isoform X2: protein MSASKEAICSTSEKEPEKPQLGWATTRYFVTFMLFLGMANAYVMRTNMSVAIVAMVNHTAIQTEEILDDECGDRELEVDNGEDGEFAWNSSLQGYILSSFFYGYVITQIPFGILAKKYGAMRFLGWGMLINSVFAFLVPIAAREGGVYGLCAIRFIQGLGEGPIVPCTHALLAKWIPPNERSRMGAAVYAGAQFGTIISMPLSGLLAEYGFSGGWPSIFYVFGIVGTLWSIAFLILVFEDPSVHPRIDEREKRYINDSLWGTDVVKSPPIPFKSILKSLPFYAILFAHMGHNYGYETLMTELPTYMKQVLRFSLKSNGLLSSLPYLAMWLFSMFISVVADWMITSKRFSLTVTRKIINSIGQYGPGLALIAASYTGCDRALTLAILTIGVGLNGGIYSGFKINHLDLTPRFAGFLMAITNCLANLAGLLAPIAAGNLINDNPSMGQWQIVFFIAAFVYIICGTFYNIFGSGERQFWDNPENDEQKPSLGNNTPASLSNGSSPPLAITASESRQ, encoded by the exons atgtcAGCATCTAAGGAAGCGATTTGCTCCACTTCCGAAAAGGAGCCCGAGAAGCCACAATTAG GCTGGGCAACCACCCGCTACTTTGTCACGTTCATGCTCTTTTTGGGCATGGCCAATGCCTATGTGATGCGCACCAACATGTCGGTGGCAATTGTGGCCATGGTCAACCATACGGCAATTCAAACGGAGGAGATATTGGACGACGAGTGCGGTGATCGAGAGCTTGAAGtt GACAATGGCGAGGATGGCGAGTTTGCTTGGAACTCCAGTCTGCAAGGCTACATTCTCTCGTCCTTCTTCTATGGCTATGTGATCACCCAGATTCCATTCGGAATATTGGCCAAGAAATACGGTGCCATGCGCTTCCTGGGCTGGGGCATGCTCATCAACTCGGTGTTTGCCTTCCTGGTGCCCATCGCAGCCCGCGAGGGTGGCGTCTATGGTCTGTGTGCCATCCGTTTCATTCAGGGACTTGGCGAAGGACCCATTGTGCCCTGCACCCATGCGCTGCTGGCCAAATGGATTCCGCCCAATGAACGTTCACGTATGGGTGCCGCCGTCTATGCTGGAGCACAGTTTGGCACTATCATCTCTATGCCGCTCTCCGGACTGCTGGCTGAATATGGTTTCTCTGGTGGTTGGCCATCAATCTTCTATGTGTTTGGCATTGTCGGAACACTGTGGTCGATTGCCTTCCTCATTCTGGTCTTTGAGGATCCCTCGGTGCATCCTCGCATTGATGAGCGTGAGAAGCGTTACATTAACGACTCGCTCTGGGGCACTGATGTTGTCAAG aGCCCTCCAATTCCTTTCAAGTCCATCTTGAAATCGCTGCCCTTCTATGCCATTCTGTTCGCTCACATGGGTCACAACTATGGCTATGAAACACTGATGACAGAGTTGCCCACTTACATGAAGCAGGTGCTCCGCTTCTCCCTAAAGTCCAATGGTCTGCTCAGCTCGCTACCCTACCTGGCGATGTGGCTGTTCTCCATGTTCATTTCGGTGGTGGCCGATTGGATGATTACCTCGAAGCGTTTCTCACTGACAGTCACCAGGAAGATCATCAACAGTATTGGCCAGTATGGTCCTGGCCTGGCTCTCATTGCCGCCTCCTACACTGGCTGTGATCGTGCTTTGACCTTAGCTATTCTCACCATTGGCGTCGGCCTCAATGGTGGCATCTACTCGGGCTTTAAGATCAATCACTTGGATCTGACTCCTCGTTTCGCTGGCTTCCTTATGGCCATCACGAACTGCTTGGCGAATTTGGCTGGTCTGCTTGCTCCCATCGCCGCGGGCAATTTGATCAACGATAAC ccTTCGATGGGTCAGTGGCAGATTGTGTTCTTCATTGCCGCATTTGTGTACATCATTTGCGGCACATTCTACAACATCTTCGGCTCTGGAGAGCGCCAGTTCTGGGACAATCCCGAGAACGACGAGCAGAAGCCAAGTCTGGGGAACAACACACCTGCAAGTCTGAGCAATGGCAGTTCACCTCCGTTGGCCATTACCGCCAGCGAGTCAAGGCAGTAA
- the LOC117567168 gene encoding putative inorganic phosphate cotransporter isoform X1 has translation MPFRRSKINHRHRDGHVLVWEQNNLQDRPRGWATTRYFVTFMLFLGMANAYVMRTNMSVAIVAMVNHTAIQTEEILDDECGDRELEVDNGEDGEFAWNSSLQGYILSSFFYGYVITQIPFGILAKKYGAMRFLGWGMLINSVFAFLVPIAAREGGVYGLCAIRFIQGLGEGPIVPCTHALLAKWIPPNERSRMGAAVYAGAQFGTIISMPLSGLLAEYGFSGGWPSIFYVFGIVGTLWSIAFLILVFEDPSVHPRIDEREKRYINDSLWGTDVVKSPPIPFKSILKSLPFYAILFAHMGHNYGYETLMTELPTYMKQVLRFSLKSNGLLSSLPYLAMWLFSMFISVVADWMITSKRFSLTVTRKIINSIGQYGPGLALIAASYTGCDRALTLAILTIGVGLNGGIYSGFKINHLDLTPRFAGFLMAITNCLANLAGLLAPIAAGNLINDNPSMGQWQIVFFIAAFVYIICGTFYNIFGSGERQFWDNPENDEQKPSLGNNTPASLSNGSSPPLAITASESRQ, from the exons ATGCCCTTTCGACGCAGCAAGATTAATCATCGCCATCGTGATGGTCATGTCCTGGTGTGGGAGCAAAACAATCTCCAGGACAGGCCAAGGG GCTGGGCAACCACCCGCTACTTTGTCACGTTCATGCTCTTTTTGGGCATGGCCAATGCCTATGTGATGCGCACCAACATGTCGGTGGCAATTGTGGCCATGGTCAACCATACGGCAATTCAAACGGAGGAGATATTGGACGACGAGTGCGGTGATCGAGAGCTTGAAGtt GACAATGGCGAGGATGGCGAGTTTGCTTGGAACTCCAGTCTGCAAGGCTACATTCTCTCGTCCTTCTTCTATGGCTATGTGATCACCCAGATTCCATTCGGAATATTGGCCAAGAAATACGGTGCCATGCGCTTCCTGGGCTGGGGCATGCTCATCAACTCGGTGTTTGCCTTCCTGGTGCCCATCGCAGCCCGCGAGGGTGGCGTCTATGGTCTGTGTGCCATCCGTTTCATTCAGGGACTTGGCGAAGGACCCATTGTGCCCTGCACCCATGCGCTGCTGGCCAAATGGATTCCGCCCAATGAACGTTCACGTATGGGTGCCGCCGTCTATGCTGGAGCACAGTTTGGCACTATCATCTCTATGCCGCTCTCCGGACTGCTGGCTGAATATGGTTTCTCTGGTGGTTGGCCATCAATCTTCTATGTGTTTGGCATTGTCGGAACACTGTGGTCGATTGCCTTCCTCATTCTGGTCTTTGAGGATCCCTCGGTGCATCCTCGCATTGATGAGCGTGAGAAGCGTTACATTAACGACTCGCTCTGGGGCACTGATGTTGTCAAG aGCCCTCCAATTCCTTTCAAGTCCATCTTGAAATCGCTGCCCTTCTATGCCATTCTGTTCGCTCACATGGGTCACAACTATGGCTATGAAACACTGATGACAGAGTTGCCCACTTACATGAAGCAGGTGCTCCGCTTCTCCCTAAAGTCCAATGGTCTGCTCAGCTCGCTACCCTACCTGGCGATGTGGCTGTTCTCCATGTTCATTTCGGTGGTGGCCGATTGGATGATTACCTCGAAGCGTTTCTCACTGACAGTCACCAGGAAGATCATCAACAGTATTGGCCAGTATGGTCCTGGCCTGGCTCTCATTGCCGCCTCCTACACTGGCTGTGATCGTGCTTTGACCTTAGCTATTCTCACCATTGGCGTCGGCCTCAATGGTGGCATCTACTCGGGCTTTAAGATCAATCACTTGGATCTGACTCCTCGTTTCGCTGGCTTCCTTATGGCCATCACGAACTGCTTGGCGAATTTGGCTGGTCTGCTTGCTCCCATCGCCGCGGGCAATTTGATCAACGATAAC ccTTCGATGGGTCAGTGGCAGATTGTGTTCTTCATTGCCGCATTTGTGTACATCATTTGCGGCACATTCTACAACATCTTCGGCTCTGGAGAGCGCCAGTTCTGGGACAATCCCGAGAACGACGAGCAGAAGCCAAGTCTGGGGAACAACACACCTGCAAGTCTGAGCAATGGCAGTTCACCTCCGTTGGCCATTACCGCCAGCGAGTCAAGGCAGTAA
- the LOC117566795 gene encoding LOW QUALITY PROTEIN: sodium channel protein Nach (The sequence of the model RefSeq protein was modified relative to this genomic sequence to represent the inferred CDS: deleted 1 base in 1 codon): MGHEEELNPEEIDPKKSALRGAVERTWNDFCATSSIHGLKYTRDKDTNRMVHFVWILISVVMFICAFVMAQTFYADYRRSPTRMNVESDHTPVSKLFFPPVTICPEVLFNMAKSKAFIETLNMTDDVQVADVLQHLHIFYGFMLDDERFSQEEIEIMESLLLHNNLTMHQFVDRLRWDCDELLYRCRFHGDIINCNQLFQLSKTFFGHCCSFNLRQRGWTRAGYNQVYIYYSITLFSINFTAQQAAGGLDNGLSLILRYKDENYDALKSYSHGFKLLIQETDAFPSAHAICKFLGLNTESFATLRIEQTFCSEAVKALSIEQRNCIFRDEFQMRYFSDYVYPNCELNCRVSNMIKFCGCHTYFFDFNRTRERICSFRDIPCLVDNFPAIITRQRKTQCNCPLTCEHYDYDVQISNSGLQLNMPVIDPFYNGIEENDAIVHIFVNSQVYRRVRVDLLSNMVTLVSNLGSAFSLFVGMSMLSLVEIFYYFSIILRRNYVQECRARQKLQMSHRRPNFAWPPAKRAGDKNSNQQKSVFYIAGHN; the protein is encoded by the exons ATGGGTCACGAGGAGGAGCTGAATCCCGAGGAAATCGATCCAAAAAAGTCAGCATTACGCGGCGCTGTCGAACGCACTTGGAACGATTTCTGTGCCACAAGCAGCATACATGGCCTCAAGTATACCCGAGACAAGGACACTAATCGCATGGTGCACTTTGTCTGGATACTCATCTCGGTGGTAATGTTCATCTGCGCCTTTGTCATGGCGCAGACCTTCTACGCGGACTATCGACGAAGCCCGACGCGCATGAATGTGGAAAGCGACCACACGCCCGTGAGCAAACTCTTCTTTCCGCCCGTTACCATCTGCCCCGAGGTGTTGTTCAACATGGCCAAGTCCAAGGCATTCATTGAAACACT GAACATGACCGATGACGTTCAAGTCGCTGATGTGTTGCAGCACTTGCACATATTCTATGGCTTCATGCTGGACGATGAACGTTTCTCGCAGGAGGAGATCGAGATTATGGAGTCCTTACTGCTGCATAACAATCTGACCATGCATCAATTTGTGGATCGTCTGCGTTGGGACTGCGATGAGTTGCTTTATCGCTGTCGCTTTCACGGCGATATTATTAATTGCAATCAACTCTTTCAGCTGTCGAAGACCTTCTTCGGCCACTGCTGCTCCTTCAACCTTCGTCAACGCGGGTGGACTAGAGCCGGGTATAATCAagtctatatatattatagtataacTTTA TTCAGCATCAATTTCACTGCCCAACAAGCGGCTGGTGGTCTAGACAATGGCTTGTCGTTGATACTGCGTTACAAGGACGAGAACTACGATGCACTTAAATCCTATTCACATGGCTTCAAGCTTCTGATTCAAGAGACTGATGCCTTTCCCAGTGCACATGCCATCTGCAAGTTTCTCGGTCTCAATACTGAATCATTTGCCACTCTTCGCATCGAGCAGACTTTCTGCTCAGAGGCGGTCAAGGCATTATCGATTGAACAACGGAATTGCATTTTCCGGGATGAGTTTCAAATGCGCTACTTTTCGGATTATGTGTATCCCAACTGTGAGCTGAACTGTCGGGTCAGCAACATGATCAAATTCTGTGGCTGTCACACCTATTTCTTTGACTTTAATCGCACCAGGGAACGCATTTGCTCCTTTCGTGATATTCCATGCCTTGTGGATAACTTTC CTGCCATCATCACACGTCAAAGGAAGACGCAGTGTAACTGTCCTTTGACCTGTGAACACTACGATTACGATGTGCAGATCTCGAACTCTGGGTTACAACTAAACATGCCTGTCATTGATCCATTCTA CAATGGTATCGAAGAGAATGATGCCATCGTCCATATCTTTGTCAACTCTCAGGTTTATCGACGGGTGCGTGTGGATCTGCTTTCCAATATGGTTACTTTGGTCT CAAATCTTGGAAGTGCCTTCAGTCTGTTTGTGGGCATGAGCATGTTGTCTCTAGTGGAGATATTCTactatttttctataataCTGCGCCGAAATTACGTTCAGGAATGTCGGGCCCGACAGAAACTTCAAATGTCACACCGACGCCCGAACTTTGCCTGGCCGCCAGCTAAGCGCGCAGGTGACAAGAACAGCAATCAGCAGAAATCTGTTTTCTATATCGCAGGTCATAACTAA
- the LOC117568685 gene encoding alpha-amylase-related protein — protein sequence MAVNFGTTRSSQIPRQATIRLGRSYKSGVWHGIFPQFFEMFKLTLLCLLGTALAQHNPHWWGNRNTIVHLFEWKWDDIAQECEDFLAPRGYAGVQVSPVAENIISEGRPWWERYQPISYKLITRSGNELEFASMVRRCNDVGVRIYVDVLLNHMSGDFDGTASGTGGSVAEPRSKSFPAVPYTAQDFHPSCEIYDWNDRFQVQECELVGLKDLDQSSDYVRTQLIEVLDHLITLGVAGFRVDAAKHMAADDLDYIFSNMRDLNTDHGFPHNARPFIYQEVIDHGHETVSRDEYTSLGAVTEFRFSEEIGKAFRGNNALKWLQSWGTAWGFLPSEQALTFVDNHDNQRDGGQELNYKSAKQYKMATAFHLAYPYGISQVMSSFGFEDRDQAPPQDAQERIISPIFDADGGCTNGWICEHRWRQIYNMVGFKNAVRGTELSNWWDNGDNQIAFCRGNKGFVAFNNNQYNLSENLQTCLAAGVYCDVISGNLIDGQCTGKSVTVDNFGYGYISIGSDEFDGVLALHSNARL from the exons ATGGCTGTAAATTTTGGCACCACGCGAAGCTCGCAAATCCCACGTCAAGCAACGATTAGATTAGGACGTTCATATAAAAGTGGAGTGTGGCATGGTATATTCCCACAGTTCTTTGAAATGTTCAAGTTGACGTTACTCTGTTTGCTGGGCACGGCGCTGGCGCAGCACAATCCACATTGGTGGGGAAATCGCAATACGATTGTGCATTTGTTTGAATGGAAATGGGACGATATTGCACAGGAATGTGAGGATTTCCTAGCTCCCCGAGGCTATGCAGGCGTGCAGGTGAGCCCTGTGGCTGAGAACATCATTTCGGAGGGGCGTCCATGGTGGGAACGTTATCAGCCCATCTCCTACAAGTTGATAACACGCTCTGGCAATGAGTTAGAGTTCGCATCCATGGTACGCCGCTGCAACGATGTGGGCGTTCGCATTTATGTTGATGTCCTGCTGAATCACATGTCTGGCGACTTTGATGGCACGGCCAGCGGCACTGGTGGCTCTGTGGCCGAACCCCGTTCCAAATCCTTCCCAGCTGTGCCATACACAGCCCAGGACTTCCATCCCAGCTGCGAGATCTACGATTGGAACGATCGTTTCCAAGTGCAGGAGTGCGAGCTGGTGGGTCTTAAAGATTTGGATCAAAGCAGCGACTATGTGCGCACACAACTCATTGAAGTCCTGGATCATTTAATCACATTGGGTGTTGCTGGATTTCGTGTGGATGCCGCCAAGCACATGGCCGCTGATGATCTTGAT TATATTTTCAGCAATATGCGAGATCTCAACACTGACCACGGCTTCCCCCACAACGCTAGGCCTTTTATCTACCAGGAGGTCATCGATCATGGCCACGAAACTGTCTCCCGTGACGAGTACACAAGTCTTGGCGCTGTCACAGAGTTCCGCTTCTCTGAGGAAATCGGCAAGGCCTTCCGTGGCAACAATGCATTGAAGTGGCTGCAAAGCTGGGGCACTGCATGGGGTTTCCTGCCCTCCGAGCAGGCGTTGACCTTTGTAGACAACCATGATAACCAGCGTGATGGTGGTCAGGAATTGAACTACAAGTCAGctaaacaatacaaaatggCCACTGCCTTCCATTTGGCCTACCCCTACGGCATCAGTCAGGTGATGAGCTCATTTGGCTTTGAAGATCGTGACCAGGCGCCTCCACAAGATGCCCAGGAGCGCATCATTTCACCCATTTTTGATGCCGATGGCGGATGCACTAACGGCTGGATCTGTGAGCATCGCTGGCGCCAAATATACAACATGGTTGGCTTTAAGAATGCCGTGCGTGGCACTGAGCTGTCTAACTGGTGGGACAACGGCGACAATCAGATCGCTTTCTGTCGTGGAAACAAGGGTTTCGTCGCCTTCAACAATAATCAGTACAATCTATCCGAGAATCTGCAAACTTGTTTGGCAGCTGGCGTGTACTGTGATGTAATCTCTGGTAACCTGATTGATGGTCAGTGCACTGGAAAGTCTGTGACCGTAGATAACTTTGGCTATGGCTACATTAGCATTGGTTCTGATGAGTTCGATGGTGTGCTGGCACTGCACTCAAACGCCCGATTGTAG